From the Peromyscus leucopus breed LL Stock chromosome 8b, UCI_PerLeu_2.1, whole genome shotgun sequence genome, one window contains:
- the LOC114693213 gene encoding C-type lectin domain family 10 member A-like, whose protein sequence is MTITYENFHNSGSEEKNPGIGKVAPPKSFLRNIFSWTGLLLFSLGLGFLLLVVISVIGSQSSQLRRDLGTLRATLDNITSNTKAELQALTSRGDSLQERISSLKVEVEDHRQELLAGRGLSQKVSSLESMMVKKEQAFKTGLSDITESIQQLGKDLKTLTCQLASLKNGSEMACCPLHWVEHEGSCYWFSQSGKSWPEADKHCQLQNAHLVVVNSLEEQNFLQNRIAKMVTWIGLTDQNGPWQWVDGTDFKKGFTYWDALQPDNWYGHGLGGGEDCAHITTDGRWNDDVCQKPFRWVCETKLAKDS, encoded by the exons ATGACCATTACCTATGAAAACTTCCACAACTCGGGGAGCGAGGAGAAAAACCCAGGGATTGGAAAAG TGGCTCCCCCCAAGTCCTTCCTGCGGAATATCTTCTCTTGGACcggcctcctcctcttctccctgggTCTCGGCTTCCTGCTGCTGGTGGTCATCTCCGTGATTGGATCCCAAA GTTCCCAGTTAAGGAGGGATCTAGGCACCCTGAGAGCCACTCTAGACAACATCACCTCCAACACGAAGGCTGAACTCCAGGCCCTGACCTCCAGGG GTGACAGCCTGCAAGAGAGGATCAGCTCTCTGAAAGTGGAGGTGGAGGATCACAGGCAGGAACTGCTGGCAG GCCGAGGCTTGAGCCAGAAGGTTTCTTCTCTGGAGAGCATGATGGTGAAAAAGGAACAGGCATTCAAAACAG GTCTGTCTGACATAACAGAGAGCATCCAACAGCTGGGCAAGGACCTGAAGACCCTGACATGCCAGCTGGCCAGCCTCAAGAACG GCTCTGAAATGGCCTGCTGCCCCCTTCACTGGGTCGAGCATGAAGGCAGCTGTTACTGGTTCTCTCAGTCTGGGAAGTCATGGCCTGAAGCTGACAAGCACTGCCAGCTGCAGAATGCCCACCTGGTGGTGGTCAACTCCCTGGAGGAGCAG aATTTTCTACAGAATCGAATAGCCAAGATGGTCACCTGGATAGGCCTAACGGACCAAAATGGGCCCTGGCAATGGGTGGATGGAACTGACTTTAAGAAAGGCTTTAC GTACTGGGATGCACTGCAGCCAGATAACTGGTATGGACATggacttggaggaggtgaggaCTGTGCCCACATCACCACTGATGGCCGCTGGAATGATGACGTCTGCCAGAAGCCCTTCCGTTGGGTCTGCGAGACAAAGCTGGCCAAGGATAGCTAG